AGGTGTCTTACCCGCACGGGTGCAAGCAGCGAAAAGCTCGGACATCCACGTCCAGGCGACAATCGCATTGGCGGTAGTGAAAGTCGGGACGACATCACGGCCGTTTTTAGATTTGAACAAGCCGTCTTCAGCCGGGGCGTAATTATCGAGAAGTACCGCACATGCTTTCTGAGCGCGATTGAGAAGACCAAGCGATTTGAGCTGTGCGAAAGAGGCAATGCCGATCACCGTTGAGTTTTGCGACGTGAGTTTTTCAGCGTCAGCAAGTTCGGTTTCGAGGAGTTTTTTCGCATCAGGCTCCGCCGCAGTTGTGACGCCAAAGGCGTAGAGAATCACGTCGCCAGGCTTGCCTGCTTCCGCACGATAGCAGACGAATCCGCCGCTGCGTGCCCCCAGTTCTTCATTCAGGCTCGCGCCGCCACGCACGCCGAGACTCTTACCATCAATGAACGGCTTAGCAGCCAGTTCAGCAGCGTGCGTGATCGACGCCATCGCATTGTGATCGACTTTATCGATCGTGGCGATTACGAAGTCGTGATATGCCCGTGCCGCAGGTGCTTCATCGCCAGCATGGGCCGATGAGAGCAAAACGAGAATGAAAAAAGTAACCAGCGCGGTGCGCAGCAAAGATGATTTCATTCGTGAAGTTTAACGAATGAGATGCAACAACCGAGTCGGATGAATTCAGACCACTGCTTAAGGAACGTAACGAGGAGTGACTTCAATCCCCGGCCCGGCTCAGGTATTCGCCTGATTCGGTGGAGATACGAACGGTCTCTCCCTGTGAAATAAATCCCGGCACGCGAATCTTCAAGCCGGTTTCACAGACAGCTTCCTTGAGCTGGTTGGTGGCGGTTGCTCCCTTGATGCCCGGCGGGGTCTCGGTCAGCTTGAGTTCGACTACCTTGGGCAGTTCGATGCTGACAACTTTGCCCTCAGCCACCAGGCCGGTCACCGACGTGTTGGGTTTGAGGTAGAGCAGCGAATCGCCCAGAACATCGGGATCGAGCGCAGTTTGCTCGAAGTCCGTGGTATCCATGAAAACGGCGCCGGTATTGTCGGAATAAAGATATTCAAGCTCGCGACGGTCGAGGTTGACCGCTTCGACTTCTTCACCTGAACCGAGACGCTTTTCCAGCGAGACGCCGGTTTTGACGTTCTTGATTTTGACCTGCATGAACGCACGAAGGTTACCGGGTGTGCGGTGCTCAGCCTTGGTGACGACGAAAAGGTTTCCATCCATGCGGATGGCGATGCCGGGACGCAGATCTTGCGACTTCACGAGCGAATCTCCGTGCGGGATTGAGGTAGTTGCAGACCAGCCATTATGACAATATTGCACGATTCTTCAACTCGGTTGTGGCGTTACAGCCACTGCATGATTTCCATTCCATCGCTCAGCTGCACGGTCGTCCACGCGAAGAATTACGTTTTTAATCATCTCGTTTAATCTCGCCATCAAGGTTAGAATGCTCAGGGAGCTTACCCCGTCTCGCGCATCATGGAGCTAGGCCAGGGATGGCGTTGTCACCCAGTCAATTCGTTCACCTGCATGTTCACAGTCAGTACTCGCTGCTCGACGGCGCGTGCCGTATCGGCGATATGGTGAAACGTGCGAAGGAACTCGATCAACCGGCACTGGCGATCACGGATCACGGTTGCCTTTTCGGGGTCATCGATTTTTACAACAAGGCCGTCGAAGCTGGCATCAAACCGATCGTCGGCATCGAAGCCTACATGGCTCCCGGAGCACGAAGCGACCGGCAAACTACAGGTGCCAAGGATGGCGGCTATCACCTTCTGCTACTGGCGCAAAATCGCATCGGCTACGGCAACCTTCTCAAGCTTTCATCCATCGCCTACACCGAGGGCTTTTATTACAAGCCGCGCATTGATAAGGAAGTGCTCAAAAAATACTCCGAAGGGCTGATCGCCACCAGTGCGTGCCTTGGCGGGGAAATCCCCGGAGCACTGATGCAGGATAACCGCAAAAAAGCCAGAGAAATCGCGGAGATTTATCTCTCCATCTTCGGTCCTGATCGCTTCTTCATCGAAATCCAGAAACACATTCCTGAGCAGGATCAGGTCAATCCCGAATTGACCGATCTGGCGTCACGTCTCGGTATTGGCTGCGTCGCGACCAACGATGTCCACTTTCTTCTGGCTGACGATCACGCCCCCCATGACTGTCTCTGCTGCATCTCGACCGGCAAGCTCATCAGCGATGAGTCGAGGATGAAATATCCGACACAGCTCTACATGAAGAGCAGCGCGGAGATGTACGCAGCACAGGATCATCTCGAATGGACCAAGGCATGTGAAAACAGCGTGCGCATCGCCCAGATGTG
This DNA window, taken from Phycisphaeraceae bacterium, encodes the following:
- the efp gene encoding elongation factor P; translated protein: MKSQDLRPGIAIRMDGNLFVVTKAEHRTPGNLRAFMQVKIKNVKTGVSLEKRLGSGEEVEAVNLDRRELEYLYSDNTGAVFMDTTDFEQTALDPDVLGDSLLYLKPNTSVTGLVAEGKVVSIELPKVVELKLTETPPGIKGATATNQLKEAVCETGLKIRVPGFISQGETVRISTESGEYLSRAGD